A DNA window from Kitasatospora viridis contains the following coding sequences:
- a CDS encoding agmatine deiminase family protein, whose product MSSPHRLDRRRFLTAAGLTAAGLAVTAASAGPATAATAATAGRPRTRTRSPRAGAMTVPIDSAPHTRTWMAWPDSTAIYGRKLSGMQANIALIANSIAQYEPVFVLANSASVSAARRACSNSNVTVIGSIPVDDCWMRDSGPVFRTDGAGGLDAVGLNFNGWGNKQTHAKDALVAQRVAAYLGITFTAAGLVSEGGAIETDGAGTLMATSSSIVNPNRNPNLTQSQIEQAMCAAYGASEVIWFTGISGQDITDDHVDATSRFLAPGGGLVQTPNPADPPDIWSNDEQQQYNALSSATDALGGPISVTALQSPDYNLIRATSVNFVDSYANYYVCNGAVISAQFGDSSADANARSVLRSLFPGRTVVQLNIDNLGNQGGGIHCVTQQQPAV is encoded by the coding sequence ATGAGCAGCCCCCACCGGCTCGACCGGCGCAGATTCCTCACCGCCGCCGGCCTGACCGCGGCCGGTCTGGCCGTCACGGCGGCGAGCGCCGGCCCGGCCACGGCCGCCACCGCCGCCACCGCCGGACGCCCCCGGACCCGGACCCGGTCGCCGCGGGCCGGCGCGATGACCGTGCCGATCGACAGCGCCCCGCACACCCGCACCTGGATGGCCTGGCCGGACAGCACCGCGATCTACGGCCGCAAACTCAGCGGCATGCAGGCGAACATCGCACTGATCGCCAACTCCATCGCCCAGTACGAACCGGTGTTCGTGCTCGCCAACTCCGCGAGCGTGTCCGCCGCCCGGCGCGCCTGCAGCAACTCCAACGTCACCGTGATCGGCTCCATCCCGGTGGACGACTGCTGGATGCGCGACAGCGGACCGGTCTTCCGCACCGACGGGGCGGGCGGGCTGGACGCCGTCGGCCTCAACTTCAACGGCTGGGGCAACAAGCAGACGCACGCCAAGGACGCGCTGGTCGCCCAGCGGGTCGCCGCCTACCTCGGCATCACCTTCACCGCGGCCGGCCTGGTCAGCGAGGGCGGTGCGATCGAGACCGACGGCGCGGGCACCCTGATGGCGACCAGCAGCAGCATCGTCAACCCGAACCGCAACCCCAACCTGACGCAGAGCCAGATCGAGCAGGCGATGTGCGCGGCCTACGGGGCGAGCGAGGTGATCTGGTTCACCGGCATCAGCGGCCAGGACATCACCGACGACCACGTGGACGCCACCTCGCGGTTCCTCGCGCCCGGCGGCGGCCTGGTGCAGACCCCCAACCCGGCGGACCCGCCGGACATCTGGTCCAACGACGAGCAGCAGCAGTACAACGCCCTCTCCTCGGCCACCGACGCCCTGGGCGGCCCGATCTCGGTCACCGCGCTCCAGTCCCCGGACTACAACCTGATCCGCGCGACCAGCGTCAACTTCGTCGACTCGTACGCCAATTACTACGTCTGCAACGGTGCGGTGATCTCCGCGCAGTTCGGCGACAGCTCGGCGGACGCCAACGCGCGGTCAGTGCTGCGCAGCCTGTTCCCCGGGCGCACGGTGGTGCAGCTCAACATCGACAACCTGGGCAACCAGGGCGGCGGCATCCACTGCGTCACCCAGCAGCAGCCGGCGGTCTGA
- a CDS encoding ROK family protein — translation MTLHQATGTPDTPLAAALDIGGTKIAAGLVSATGELIHRHQVPTPATAAAHTVFAAVAEALDALTGHPLWERVGAIGVGSAGPVDARRGTVSPVNIPHWRDFPLVEQVRKQPGVGERPVVLGGDAVAMAAAEHWRGAAREYRDALCIVVSTGVGAGLVLDGRVRPGPSGNAGHLGHISLDPDGDPCPCGSRGCLEGLASGTAIARRAREAGWHATGDGSAAAVAEAARAGDPVALAAFDRAARALAVGIANTAALVDLEAVVIGGGVAQSGELFLAPLRRHLADYATLSYTRDLAVLPAALGTDAGVIGAAALAFAND, via the coding sequence ATGACGCTCCACCAGGCCACCGGCACCCCCGACACGCCCTTGGCGGCCGCGCTGGACATCGGCGGCACCAAGATCGCCGCCGGCCTGGTCAGCGCCACCGGCGAGCTGATCCACCGCCACCAGGTGCCCACCCCCGCCACCGCCGCGGCGCACACCGTCTTCGCCGCCGTCGCCGAGGCCCTGGACGCGCTCACCGGGCACCCGCTCTGGGAGCGGGTCGGCGCGATCGGCGTCGGCAGCGCCGGCCCGGTGGACGCCCGGCGCGGCACCGTCAGCCCCGTCAACATCCCGCACTGGCGCGACTTCCCGCTGGTCGAACAGGTCCGCAAGCAGCCGGGCGTCGGCGAGCGGCCCGTGGTGCTCGGCGGCGACGCCGTCGCGATGGCCGCCGCCGAGCACTGGCGCGGCGCGGCGCGGGAGTACCGCGACGCGCTGTGCATCGTCGTCTCCACCGGCGTCGGCGCCGGGCTGGTCCTCGACGGCCGGGTCCGCCCCGGCCCGAGCGGCAACGCCGGCCACCTCGGCCACATCAGCCTCGACCCCGACGGCGACCCCTGCCCCTGCGGCTCCCGCGGCTGCCTCGAAGGCCTCGCCAGCGGCACCGCGATCGCCCGCCGGGCCCGCGAGGCCGGCTGGCACGCCACCGGCGACGGGAGCGCCGCCGCAGTCGCCGAAGCGGCCCGGGCCGGCGACCCCGTCGCGCTGGCCGCCTTCGACCGTGCCGCCCGCGCCCTCGCCGTCGGCATCGCCAACACCGCCGCCCTGGTCGACCTGGAGGCCGTGGTCATCGGCGGTGGCGTGGCCCAGTCCGGCGAGCTCTTCCTCGCCCCGCTGCGCCGTCACCTCGCCGACTACGCCACGCTCTCGTACACCCGCGACCTCGCGGTGCTGCCCGCCGCGCTCGGCACCGACGCCGGCGTGATCGGCGCCGCCGCCCTCGCCTTCGCGAACGACTGA
- a CDS encoding substrate-binding domain-containing protein, producing the protein MHPSRSLVPAAALGLSAVLGLTACSSGQSGSSADSVGKVTGKISLTYLQKQGDQQYFIDEAAGAKAKAAQLGVDLKVVNLGTDANRAVGEAQAAIAQKTNGLIAVLPDPSVGPQVVQSARDAKIALLTSDDQVCATGPDPAGCAHQDLLPRVGFSGDQMGQQVGQKAAALFKSSGWDPSDTRIISAWQQDVTVCSDRVKAADEQFAADGTRVQVIDVPTDNTPTGAQDKVAATLTANPGVKHWIIWGCNDENVQGGVTAMQNAGISPDNIIGVGLGAYLACKDWAAGKPSGMKAALFINGKDVGALAVQTMYDKLRNGTDFPPETFAPTTMVDASNWQSSGMTCT; encoded by the coding sequence ATGCACCCCTCCCGCAGCCTGGTCCCCGCCGCAGCGCTGGGCCTGTCCGCAGTCCTCGGACTCACCGCCTGCTCCAGCGGCCAGTCGGGCTCCTCCGCCGACTCCGTCGGCAAGGTGACCGGCAAGATCTCCCTGACCTACCTGCAGAAGCAGGGCGACCAGCAGTACTTCATCGACGAGGCCGCCGGCGCCAAGGCCAAGGCGGCCCAACTCGGCGTCGACCTCAAGGTGGTGAACCTGGGCACCGACGCCAACAGAGCCGTCGGCGAGGCCCAGGCCGCCATCGCCCAGAAGACCAACGGCCTGATCGCCGTGCTGCCGGACCCCTCGGTCGGCCCCCAGGTCGTGCAGAGCGCCCGGGACGCCAAGATCGCCCTGCTCACCTCCGACGACCAGGTCTGCGCCACCGGCCCCGATCCGGCCGGCTGCGCGCACCAGGACCTGCTGCCCCGGGTCGGCTTCAGCGGCGACCAGATGGGCCAGCAGGTCGGCCAGAAGGCCGCCGCGCTCTTCAAGAGCAGCGGCTGGGACCCCTCCGACACCCGGATCATCTCGGCCTGGCAGCAGGACGTGACGGTCTGCAGCGACCGGGTCAAGGCCGCCGACGAGCAGTTCGCCGCCGACGGCACCCGGGTCCAGGTGATCGACGTGCCGACCGACAACACCCCCACCGGCGCCCAGGACAAGGTCGCCGCCACCCTCACCGCCAACCCCGGCGTGAAGCACTGGATCATCTGGGGCTGCAACGACGAGAACGTCCAGGGCGGGGTGACGGCCATGCAGAACGCGGGCATCTCCCCCGACAACATCATCGGCGTCGGCCTGGGCGCCTACCTCGCCTGCAAGGACTGGGCGGCGGGCAAGCCCTCCGGGATGAAGGCGGCGCTGTTCATCAACGGCAAGGACGTCGGCGCGCTCGCCGTGCAGACCATGTACGACAAGCTCAGGAACGGCACCGACTTCCCGCCCGAGACCTTCGCGCCGACCACCATGGTGGACGCGAGCAACTGGCAGTCCTCCGGCATGACCTGCACGTGA
- the pstS gene encoding phosphate ABC transporter substrate-binding protein PstS, whose amino-acid sequence MKSITRVVANSGALVLAGVLTLAGCGSDGGKGGGGGGAIACPGGPGTLLAAGSTAQAPAMDLWRNQFQRACPGLSVSYGGGGSGAGVQQFEAGRLAFAGTDAALTAGDTAATKAACPGGQGIDLPMVGGLVAIVFNVDGVTGLTLDGATTAKIFDSQIKKWNDSRIAALNPGVALPDADITSFHRSDDSGTTFNLTSYFAATSGGAWPAPGNKTWKGEGGQSATGSAGVSAQVERVKNSIGYVELSYAQQDKLNAAKIATAPGRAVAASAADAATTIAASSVAGTGADLALRLDYGTTAADAYPIVLVTYEVVCDKGNKPATLPAVKAFLGYTASAAGQQAIAGAGYVPLPNALTGRVKGVIDKLG is encoded by the coding sequence GTGAAGAGCATCACCCGGGTCGTGGCGAACAGCGGTGCGCTGGTGCTGGCCGGCGTCCTCACCCTGGCGGGGTGCGGCAGCGACGGCGGCAAGGGCGGTGGTGGCGGCGGGGCGATCGCCTGCCCCGGCGGCCCGGGCACCCTGCTCGCCGCCGGCTCGACGGCGCAGGCGCCGGCCATGGACCTGTGGCGCAACCAGTTCCAGCGCGCCTGCCCCGGACTGAGCGTCAGTTACGGGGGCGGCGGCTCCGGCGCGGGCGTCCAGCAGTTCGAGGCCGGCCGGCTCGCCTTCGCGGGCACCGACGCCGCCCTGACGGCCGGTGACACCGCCGCCACCAAGGCCGCCTGCCCCGGCGGCCAGGGGATCGACCTGCCGATGGTGGGCGGCCTGGTGGCGATCGTCTTCAACGTCGACGGGGTGACCGGGCTGACCCTGGACGGGGCGACCACCGCGAAGATCTTCGACTCGCAGATCAAGAAGTGGAACGACTCGCGGATCGCCGCGCTCAACCCGGGCGTCGCACTCCCGGACGCCGACATCACCTCCTTCCACCGCTCGGACGACTCCGGCACGACCTTCAACCTGACCTCGTACTTCGCCGCGACCTCCGGCGGCGCCTGGCCGGCCCCGGGCAACAAGACCTGGAAGGGCGAGGGCGGGCAGTCGGCCACCGGGAGCGCGGGCGTCTCCGCCCAGGTCGAGCGGGTGAAGAACTCGATCGGCTACGTCGAACTCTCCTACGCCCAGCAGGACAAGCTGAACGCCGCGAAGATCGCCACCGCGCCCGGCCGGGCGGTCGCCGCGAGCGCGGCCGACGCGGCCACCACGATCGCCGCCTCCTCGGTGGCGGGCACCGGCGCCGACCTCGCGCTCCGGCTCGACTACGGCACCACGGCGGCCGACGCCTACCCGATCGTGCTGGTCACCTACGAGGTGGTCTGCGACAAGGGCAACAAGCCGGCGACCCTGCCGGCGGTGAAGGCATTCCTCGGCTACACCGCCTCCGCCGCCGGCCAGCAGGCGATCGCCGGCGCGGGCTACGTGCCGCTGCCGAACGCGCTCACGGGGCGGGTGAAGGGCGTCATCGACAAGCTGGGCTGA
- a CDS encoding GNAT family N-acetyltransferase, whose amino-acid sequence MFSLPLSDAHPAELRPLEPCHAEEFLAHMDRARANLDRFIGFASASTDRDSARATLQRYADRAAADTARIYGIWLAGTLVGGVMYPRFDAELGVAEIGVWAEPAGEGLGLVSAGVRHLIEYALVERGLHRVEWVTSSENARSRAVAERAGMRLDAVRRSAYPHNGVRHDKQVWSLLTEEWLASDQRARHLTRAA is encoded by the coding sequence GTGTTCAGCCTGCCCCTGTCCGACGCGCACCCGGCCGAGCTGCGGCCGCTCGAACCCTGCCACGCCGAGGAGTTCCTGGCCCACATGGACCGGGCCCGGGCCAACCTGGACCGGTTCATCGGCTTCGCCTCGGCCAGCACCGACCGCGACTCGGCCCGCGCCACCCTGCAGCGGTACGCCGACCGGGCCGCCGCCGACACCGCCCGGATCTACGGCATCTGGCTGGCCGGCACCCTGGTCGGCGGCGTGATGTACCCGCGCTTCGACGCCGAGCTCGGGGTCGCCGAGATCGGCGTCTGGGCCGAGCCGGCCGGCGAGGGCCTCGGGCTGGTCTCCGCCGGCGTGCGGCACCTGATCGAGTACGCGCTGGTCGAGCGCGGCCTGCACCGCGTCGAGTGGGTGACCAGCAGCGAGAACGCGCGCAGCCGCGCCGTCGCCGAGCGGGCCGGCATGCGGCTGGACGCGGTGCGCCGCTCCGCCTACCCGCACAACGGGGTCCGGCACGACAAGCAGGTCTGGTCGCTGCTCACCGAGGAGTGGCTGGCCTCCGACCAGCGCGCCCGGCACCTGACCCGCGCCGCCTGA
- a CDS encoding MFS transporter produces MSPTPPPSTTRSTDADDARSEAERIERRRWQALAVCLLVGFMSLLDVSIVNVALPSIEQGLRASPADLSWVLSGYALTFGLTLIPAGVLGDFWGRRTAFLAGLALFTVASGACGLAPSATALVVSRLVQGMASGLLGPQISGLIQEMFSGAVRARAFGYFGTTVGLATAVGPLAGGLLINAAGAHDGWRWVFFVNLPIGVVAFALALKLIPTRGRAVEAVLERRIDLVGVGLLAAGLLAILLPLVQEQQWQGDTKWLLIPLGLVLLSVFVVWERRCRTPLVDLTLFRLRSYTFGTLLGLLYFAGFTTIFFIFTLYLQRGLGYTALQAGAAITPFALGSAVSAALGGRLVSRHGRLVIIVGLVTVIIGTAFAAFAVHLVPGHGAALATAAPLLVAGIGSGLVIAPNQSLALACVPVARAGTAGGILQTAQRLGTATGVACVGAVFFAHLAAHGSWAGAFQLGVLVALGFELAALVCALADFRSRRHQ; encoded by the coding sequence ATGAGCCCCACCCCTCCCCCGAGCACCACCCGGAGCACGGACGCGGACGACGCGCGCTCCGAGGCCGAGCGGATCGAGCGGCGCCGCTGGCAGGCGCTGGCCGTCTGCCTCCTGGTCGGCTTCATGAGCCTGCTCGACGTCTCGATCGTGAACGTCGCGCTGCCCTCGATCGAGCAGGGCCTGCGGGCCTCTCCGGCCGACCTCTCCTGGGTGCTCTCCGGCTACGCGCTGACCTTCGGCCTGACCCTGATCCCGGCCGGGGTGCTCGGCGACTTCTGGGGGCGGCGCACCGCCTTCCTGGCCGGGCTGGCGCTCTTCACGGTCGCCTCGGGCGCCTGCGGGCTGGCGCCGAGCGCGACCGCGCTGGTGGTGTCCCGGCTGGTGCAGGGCATGGCGAGCGGCCTACTCGGGCCGCAGATCTCCGGGCTGATCCAGGAGATGTTCAGCGGCGCGGTGCGGGCCCGGGCGTTCGGCTACTTCGGCACCACGGTCGGCCTGGCCACCGCCGTCGGGCCGCTGGCGGGCGGTCTGCTGATCAACGCGGCCGGGGCGCACGACGGTTGGCGCTGGGTGTTCTTCGTCAACCTGCCGATCGGCGTGGTCGCGTTCGCGCTGGCGCTCAAGCTGATCCCGACCCGGGGCCGGGCCGTCGAGGCGGTGCTGGAACGGCGGATCGACCTGGTGGGCGTGGGGCTGCTGGCGGCCGGCCTGCTGGCGATCCTGCTGCCGCTGGTGCAGGAGCAGCAGTGGCAGGGCGACACCAAGTGGCTGCTGATCCCGCTCGGGCTGGTGCTGCTGTCCGTGTTCGTCGTCTGGGAGCGGCGCTGCCGCACCCCGCTGGTGGACCTGACGCTGTTCCGACTGCGGTCCTACACCTTCGGCACCCTGCTCGGGCTGCTCTACTTCGCCGGGTTTACCACGATCTTCTTCATCTTCACGCTCTACCTGCAGCGCGGGCTGGGGTACACCGCCCTCCAGGCGGGCGCGGCGATCACGCCGTTCGCGCTGGGTTCGGCGGTCTCGGCCGCGCTCGGCGGGCGGCTGGTCAGCCGGCACGGCCGGCTGGTGATCATCGTCGGCCTGGTCACGGTGATCATCGGGACGGCGTTCGCGGCGTTCGCCGTGCACCTGGTGCCGGGGCACGGCGCGGCGCTCGCGACGGCCGCGCCGCTGCTGGTGGCCGGGATCGGCTCGGGCCTGGTGATCGCGCCGAACCAGAGCCTGGCGCTGGCCTGTGTCCCGGTGGCCCGGGCGGGCACGGCCGGCGGGATCCTGCAGACCGCCCAGCGGCTGGGCACCGCGACCGGCGTGGCCTGCGTGGGCGCCGTCTTCTTCGCACACCTGGCGGCGCACGGCAGTTGGGCGGGGGCGTTCCAGCTCGGGGTGCTGGTGGCGCTCGGCTTCGAGCTGGCGGCGCTGGTCTGCGCGCTCGCCGACTTCCGCTCGCGCCGTCACCAGTGA
- a CDS encoding MOSC domain-containing protein, translating to MGGTVRAVSSNGEYAFTKPNRPAITLLAGLGVAGDVHAGVTVKHRSRILRDPTVPNLRQVHLIHEELFTEVAGAGFTVRPGDLGENITTTGVDLLGLPVGTLLHIGPTAVVEVTGLRNPCAQIDAFQPGLLKQVVHRDERGAVVRRAGIMGVVREGGEVRPDDDIRIELPAGPHRPLDMV from the coding sequence ATGGGCGGCACGGTCAGGGCGGTCAGCAGCAACGGCGAGTACGCCTTCACCAAGCCGAACCGGCCGGCGATCACGCTGCTGGCCGGCCTCGGGGTGGCGGGCGACGTGCACGCCGGGGTCACGGTCAAGCACCGCTCCCGGATCCTGCGGGACCCGACCGTGCCGAACCTGCGTCAGGTCCACCTGATCCACGAGGAACTCTTCACCGAGGTCGCCGGGGCCGGCTTCACCGTCCGGCCCGGCGACCTCGGCGAGAACATCACCACCACCGGCGTCGACCTGCTCGGCCTGCCGGTCGGCACCCTGCTGCACATCGGCCCGACCGCGGTGGTCGAGGTGACCGGCCTGCGCAACCCCTGCGCGCAGATCGACGCCTTCCAGCCCGGTCTGCTGAAGCAGGTGGTCCACCGCGACGAGCGGGGCGCGGTGGTGCGCCGGGCCGGGATCATGGGCGTGGTCCGCGAGGGCGGCGAGGTCCGGCCCGATGACGACATCCGGATCGAGCTGCCGGCCGGGCCGCACCGGCCGCTCGACATGGTCTGA
- a CDS encoding GNAT family N-acetyltransferase, protein MSIDYFQRGDRVAIRHLTPADRAEFTRLAQENRELHHPWISLARTDEEFDALLARFADHEVRQGFVICLPETDELVGYVSISNIVRNAFQNGTLGYGAFVSGRGLVTEGVGLLLRHAFDTLGLHRLEINVQPANTGSIAVAKRLGFRLEGVSPDMLFIDGAWRDHERWAITADLVTG, encoded by the coding sequence ATGTCCATCGACTACTTCCAACGCGGTGACCGCGTCGCCATCCGCCACCTGACGCCCGCCGACCGGGCCGAGTTCACCCGGCTCGCCCAGGAGAACCGCGAACTGCACCACCCCTGGATCTCGCTGGCCCGCACCGACGAGGAGTTCGACGCCCTGCTGGCCCGGTTCGCCGACCACGAGGTGCGGCAGGGCTTCGTGATCTGCCTCCCGGAGACCGACGAGCTGGTCGGCTACGTCTCGATCAGCAACATCGTCCGCAACGCCTTCCAGAACGGGACGCTCGGCTACGGCGCCTTCGTCTCCGGGCGCGGCCTGGTCACCGAGGGCGTCGGCCTGCTGCTGCGGCACGCCTTCGACACCCTCGGGCTGCACCGGCTGGAGATCAACGTGCAGCCGGCCAACACCGGCTCGATCGCGGTGGCCAAGCGGCTCGGCTTCCGGCTGGAGGGCGTGTCGCCGGACATGCTGTTCATCGACGGCGCCTGGCGCGACCACGAGCGCTGGGCCATCACCGCCGACCTGGTCACCGGGTAG
- a CDS encoding ATP-binding protein gives MPYWTALPDGLEPAERQLVERLRALKDERQLTLKQLEGLTHYSHASWQRWLNGRRPITREALESLIGALDVDGTGLRQLFHAAQPADEEPQAPRAERTEHAQEPDEPPAPPATPGTPARDTAPCQLPADTRAFTGRTRELADLLDRAREAAGGGPDGPVVVCAIDGMGGVGKSALAVHAAHRVRRHFPDGQLFIDLHGHTDLEPVSAADALDWLLRSLDVPAQTIPADQDQRAALYRERLAGTRTLIVLDNAIGAAQIRPLLPGLPGCLVLVTSRKRLTGLDDAHSVSLATLPPDEAAGLLLDVAGLTRLSPDAPAIRAAVGLCGNLPLALRIVAARLRHRGVQAVDGLVARLHDENARLVTLQDEDRNLAAVFEASYGALPAAEQRLFRLLGQLPGTEFDVWTAANLAGTDLWEGERLLDSLLDHNLLIQHAPERYHFHDLVRLYARTLAELDPPAERAAALDRLLGYYVHTARQADRHLNRFTRPGLPAALPAGPPVGPELPDRAAALDWLRAEQENLLTLVRHARAHQRPDAAGALTGELSVFLRFEGRWQECVSLQRAVITTARETGDGWAEANALCDISRISLVSGDFPQAVEACELALAVYLGLGDRLGEANALHELGRVRYLTGEFESMAEVHGRALALYRDLGDRRGQANTLHELGSRAVLVGDYAAAATLLQEAMAIHRELDDPLGRAHVLVQLGRTTHSTGDSAAAADMLAGAVATYQELGLRQGEASAAKDLGTVLRATGDHQAAAELQERSLRIYRELGNRHGIAGATEELGLARLAAGELAPATELLEAAVAIFQELGAQQAGANALTALARARHRLGEHGSSEALLERSLATHRTIGDHHGEAQALLGLAEVRTDSTGPRVGLPLYREAHAMAQRIGSPADEARALDGAAHCLELLGDGAAAIAALREAVTLYQRTNPSLAVSAALRLAGLEHAN, from the coding sequence TTGCCGTACTGGACTGCGCTGCCCGACGGGCTGGAGCCCGCCGAGCGGCAGCTGGTGGAGCGGCTGCGCGCCCTCAAGGACGAGCGGCAGCTGACGCTGAAGCAGTTGGAGGGTCTGACCCACTACAGTCACGCCTCCTGGCAGCGCTGGCTGAACGGCCGGCGCCCGATCACCCGGGAGGCGCTGGAATCCCTGATCGGCGCGCTCGACGTGGACGGCACCGGGCTGCGGCAGCTGTTCCACGCGGCACAGCCCGCCGACGAGGAGCCGCAAGCGCCGCGGGCCGAACGGACCGAGCACGCACAGGAGCCGGACGAACCGCCCGCGCCGCCCGCGACACCCGGGACACCCGCGCGTGACACCGCCCCGTGCCAACTGCCCGCCGACACCCGCGCCTTCACCGGTCGCACCCGGGAGCTCGCCGACCTGCTCGACCGCGCCCGGGAGGCCGCCGGCGGCGGCCCCGACGGGCCCGTGGTGGTCTGCGCGATCGACGGGATGGGCGGCGTCGGCAAGTCCGCGCTGGCGGTGCACGCCGCCCACCGGGTCCGCCGGCACTTCCCGGACGGCCAGCTCTTCATCGACCTGCACGGCCACACCGACCTGGAGCCGGTCAGCGCGGCCGACGCGCTGGACTGGCTGCTGCGCTCGCTCGACGTCCCGGCCCAGACGATCCCCGCCGACCAGGACCAGCGGGCCGCGCTCTACCGCGAGCGGCTGGCCGGCACCCGGACCCTGATCGTGCTGGACAACGCGATCGGCGCCGCCCAGATCCGCCCGCTGCTGCCCGGCCTGCCCGGCTGCCTGGTGCTGGTCACCAGCCGCAAGCGCCTCACCGGCCTGGACGACGCACACTCCGTCAGCCTCGCCACCCTGCCGCCGGACGAGGCCGCCGGCCTGCTGCTGGACGTCGCCGGGCTCACCCGGCTCTCCCCGGACGCGCCGGCGATCCGCGCCGCCGTCGGCCTGTGCGGGAACCTGCCGCTGGCCCTGCGGATCGTCGCGGCCCGGCTGCGGCACCGGGGCGTGCAGGCGGTCGACGGGCTGGTCGCCCGGCTGCACGACGAGAACGCCCGGCTGGTCACGCTGCAGGACGAGGACCGCAACCTGGCGGCCGTCTTCGAGGCCTCCTACGGCGCGCTGCCGGCCGCCGAGCAGCGGCTCTTCCGCCTGCTCGGCCAGCTGCCCGGCACCGAGTTCGACGTCTGGACCGCCGCCAACCTGGCCGGCACCGACCTCTGGGAGGGCGAGCGGCTGCTCGACTCGCTGCTGGACCACAACCTGCTGATCCAGCACGCCCCGGAGCGCTACCACTTCCACGACCTGGTCCGGCTGTACGCCCGGACGCTGGCCGAGCTCGACCCGCCGGCCGAGCGCGCCGCCGCGCTGGACCGGCTGCTCGGCTACTACGTGCACACCGCGCGGCAGGCCGACCGCCACCTGAACCGGTTCACCCGCCCCGGCCTGCCCGCCGCCCTGCCCGCCGGCCCGCCGGTCGGCCCCGAACTGCCGGACCGCGCCGCCGCCTTGGACTGGCTGCGGGCCGAGCAGGAGAACCTGCTGACCCTCGTCCGGCACGCCCGCGCGCACCAGCGCCCGGACGCGGCCGGCGCGCTCACCGGCGAGCTGAGCGTCTTCCTGCGCTTCGAGGGCCGCTGGCAGGAGTGCGTCAGCCTGCAACGGGCGGTGATCACCACCGCGCGGGAGACCGGGGACGGCTGGGCCGAGGCGAACGCGCTGTGCGACATCAGCCGGATCAGCCTGGTGAGCGGCGACTTCCCGCAGGCCGTCGAGGCCTGCGAGCTGGCGCTGGCCGTCTACCTGGGGCTCGGCGACCGGCTGGGCGAGGCCAACGCCCTGCACGAGCTCGGCCGGGTGCGGTACCTGACCGGCGAGTTCGAGAGCATGGCCGAGGTGCACGGGCGGGCGCTGGCCCTCTACCGCGACCTCGGGGACCGGCGCGGGCAGGCCAACACCCTGCACGAGCTGGGCAGTCGGGCCGTGCTGGTGGGCGACTACGCGGCGGCGGCCACCCTGCTCCAGGAGGCCATGGCGATCCACCGCGAACTGGACGACCCGCTGGGCCGGGCGCACGTGCTGGTCCAACTGGGCCGCACCACCCACTCCACCGGCGACTCGGCCGCCGCGGCCGACATGCTGGCCGGCGCCGTGGCCACCTACCAGGAGCTGGGCCTGCGCCAGGGCGAGGCCTCCGCGGCCAAGGACCTGGGCACGGTGCTGCGGGCGACCGGCGACCACCAGGCCGCGGCCGAGTTGCAGGAGCGGTCGCTGCGGATCTACCGGGAGCTCGGCAACCGCCACGGCATCGCCGGCGCGACCGAGGAGCTCGGCCTGGCCCGGCTCGCGGCCGGCGAACTCGCCCCTGCCACCGAGCTGTTGGAGGCGGCCGTCGCGATCTTCCAGGAACTCGGCGCCCAGCAGGCCGGGGCGAACGCGCTGACCGCCCTGGCCCGGGCCCGGCACCGGCTCGGCGAGCACGGCTCGTCCGAGGCACTGCTGGAGCGCAGCCTGGCGACCCACCGGACGATCGGCGACCACCACGGCGAGGCCCAGGCCCTGCTCGGACTGGCCGAGGTGCGCACCGACTCCACCGGCCCGCGGGTCGGCCTGCCGCTGTACCGGGAGGCCCACGCGATGGCGCAGCGGATCGGCAGCCCGGCCGACGAGGCCCGGGCCCTGGACGGCGCGGCCCACTGCCTGGAACTGCTCGGTGACGGAGCCGCCGCGATCGCCGCCCTGCGCGAGGCCGTGACGCTCTACCAGCGCACCAATCCGAGCCTCGCGGTCTCGGCGGCGCTGCGCCTGGCCGGCCTGGAGCATGCGAACTGA